A stretch of DNA from Acidobacteriota bacterium:
TCCACCTGGGGGGCCGGCATCTTGTAGTAGCTGCGGAACTCGAGCTTGTTGTCGACGATGTCGTAGAAGGCGTCCGCGCCCCAGGTCAGCGGATCGAAGGTACGGCAGCGCGGGCGTCCGCCCCCGCCCCACTCGTCGGTGAACAGCACCTTGGTGCCGTCGTTGTTGAAGGTGGCCGAGTGCCAGTAGGCGAAGCCCTTGTCGACCACGGCGTCGATGCGCTTGGGGTGGAGCGGGTCGGAAATGTCGAAGATAATGCCGTTGCCCGAGCAGGCCCCTGCGGCCAGTCCCAGTTCGGGAAAGGCGGTGATGTCGTGGCACTGGTCGGTGCGGCTGGTTTCCTGGGTGTCGGCGCCGTGGTCGCCGCCCCGCCACAGTCCGGCCATGACGCCGGTTTCGGGGTCGGCGAATACCGCGGGACTGTCGACGATGCGCGCCTTGCCGGGATCGTCGACGGGGATCTCGATGACGTCGATGCGGAAGAGGGCCGTGCGTTCGTCGCCGGGCACTTCGCCCACGCAGCCTTCCAATTCCTCTTCGTCGCGGACGCTGGCGGTTCCCGAGTTGTAGACGATGATCTTGCCGTCTTTGTTGGAGATCACCGAGTGGGTGTGGGAACCGCGGCAGGTCTGCACGGCGCCCACCTGCAGCGGGCGCCTGAGGTCGCTGATGTCGAAGATGCGGATGCCGCGGAAGCGCTCGCTGCTGACGTCTTCCTTCACGCCTTCCAGTCCGCAGTCGAGCCGTCCTCGGGTCTGCTCCACCGACATGATCAGCAGGTCGTCCACGATGGAGACGTCGCCCTGGCCGCCTGGACAGACTACTGAACTGATGAGGTTCGGGACTCCGTCGTCCACCAGCCGGTAGATGTTGAAGCCGTGGTAGTTGCCGGCCACCAACACGTCTCCTGAGAAGGCCATGTCGGTGTTGGAAAAGCTCAAAAGCGGCGAGCGGACGTCCTCTTCGCGGTCGTCCCTCGTCCTCTCCTCTTGCTCCTCCTCATCCTCCTCTTTCTGGGGGGGCAGCCCGGCCGGGTTGTTGGGGTCGAAGAAGCCGTCCGGCTTGGGCAGCGAGGTCACCAGCCGCAGGTTCGAGATGGCCTGGCCGGCGTCGCGGAAACCGGGCGAAAGCCCCGCCCGGGGATCGTCGGAGAGCGAGACCAGAAGCGCATTCATGCGTTCGATCTCGGCGGTCTGATCGTTGGTGATGTTGTTGGCGAACTCGAAGAGCACGGGATCGTGGGCCGTGCCCTCTTGGTCCAGCAAGTCCTCGACCATGGTCACCGCGCCCTCGTGGTGAGTGATCATCAGCTTCAGGAACAAGCGGTCGAAATCGGTCCCTTTCGAGGCGGCCAGTTCGGCCATCTGCTCGGGACTGGCCATGCCCGCCATCTTGTGGGATGTGTGCATATCATGATGAGCCGTCGGGTCCGGAACCTTCTGGCCGCGCCGGCTCAACCACTGCTGCATGAACTTGATCTCGTCGTCCTGAGAGGCCTTGATGCGTCCGGCGGCGTCGACCAATGCCTGCCGGTTGGTGCGCTCGGCCACCAACCAGGCCATCTCGATGGCCTGGTGGTGATGAGGAATCATGTCCTGCATGAACTGAACGTCGGCCGGAGTAAAACTGGTGTCGGCGATCTTGACGGCCTCTTCAGCGCTCAGCTCCCGCGGCGGCTGCCCCGGCGCCCCCGGCTTGACGATAGGCGTCTGGGCCATGCCCAGCGGCGCCAAACTCAAAAGAACCACGCTCAGGCAGGCGCACCTGAGCAGTCGAACGGCGGAATTAGTAGTAGCACTCAATGACTTAGCTCCTTGGTCACAACACTCGAATTCGCAGGGCCCCAGCCCTTGCCCTCAATCTACCAGAATCGAAGGGCACCGCAAATCAACCCGGCAGC
This window harbors:
- a CDS encoding DUF305 domain-containing protein gives rise to the protein MAQTPIVKPGAPGQPPRELSAEEAVKIADTSFTPADVQFMQDMIPHHHQAIEMAWLVAERTNRQALVDAAGRIKASQDDEIKFMQQWLSRRGQKVPDPTAHHDMHTSHKMAGMASPEQMAELAASKGTDFDRLFLKLMITHHEGAVTMVEDLLDQEGTAHDPVLFEFANNITNDQTAEIERMNALLVSLSDDPRAGLSPGFRDAGQAISNLRLVTSLPKPDGFFDPNNPAGLPPQKEEDEEEQEERTRDDREEDVRSPLLSFSNTDMAFSGDVLVAGNYHGFNIYRLVDDGVPNLISSVVCPGGQGDVSIVDDLLIMSVEQTRGRLDCGLEGVKEDVSSERFRGIRIFDISDLRRPLQVGAVQTCRGSHTHSVISNKDGKIIVYNSGTASVRDEEELEGCVGEVPGDERTALFRIDVIEIPVDDPGKARIVDSPAVFADPETGVMAGLWRGGDHGADTQETSRTDQCHDITAFPELGLAAGACSGNGIIFDISDPLHPKRIDAVVDKGFAYWHSATFNNDGTKVLFTDEWGGGGRPRCRTFDPLTWGADAFYDIVDNKLEFRSYYKMPAPQVEQENCVAHNGSIVPVPGRDIFVQAWYQGGISVIDFTDTANPVEIAFFDRGPIDAKTMVLGGFWSTYWYRGRIYGTEIVRGLDVLALEPSEHLSENEIAAAAIADQGDIFNPQQQFRVTWPDKPVVARAYIDQLKRSNALAESLLADLDQALDQASSRLDSGAGDAELASRLRSLADSVGEGGGNAITRKRRSALADTLEGIAGRLR